TCTTTAGCTCCTCAACAACCATCTCTACAGCCTTATCTACGCCTCTTTTAAGATCCATAGGATTTGCACCTGCTGCAATGTTCTTTACTCCCTCTTTGTAGATCGCTGTTGCAAGCACAGTAGCAGTGGTTGTTCCATCACCAGCAACATCGCTGGTCTTACTTGCAACCTCCTTTACAAGCTGAGCACCCATATTTTCATAGGGGTCTTTTAACTCTATCTCTTTTGCGACTGTTACACCGTCTTTGGTAATTGCAGGTGCACCATATTTCTTATCGAGTATTGCATTCCTGCCTTTCGGACCGAGAGTCGCCTTCACAGCGTCGTTAAGGAGTGTAACCCCCTTTAATATTGAAGACCTTGCCTGTTCATCAAAAAGAACCTGTTTTGCCATTTTAAATCCTCCCTCTGGGTCGCAGACTCTACGAATCGGACCCTATTTATTGAATTATCCCGAGTATCTCTTCTTCCTTCAGTATTAGATAGTCAACATCATCTATCTTAATCTTTGAACCCGAATACTTGTCAAAAAGCACCTTATCTCCGACCTTTACCTCCTTCACTTCACTGCCAACTGCCTCTACAATTCCTTTCTGTGGCTTCTCCTTCGCGGTATCAGGCACATATATTCCTCCTGGAGTTTTTTCCTCCTCTTGAGAATACTTAATAAACACCTTCTCTTTTAATGGCTTGAATTTCATAGTTTAACTCCTTTCTTTAATCCTGATGTTTAGTTAGTGTTTTCACTACTCTACGAGTCGTAGACCTTCATAAAATTCCTCTCTTTGAGTTAACCTACCTCCTTTCTTCGTCCATATATTATTTTATTATTAGCACTCACCTTAAACGAGTGCTAATATATTTTATATTTCGATTTAAAGGCAAGTATATTTTATAGCAAGAAATTATTATTAAGGTGTGAAAAATAAAATTAACACCGTCAATCTTTAATTTTCCTATTTTTTCTCTTATTATCTTACGCTTGCTGTCATTTCGCACTTTTTATGCCTTTTTCAGGGCTCTCACCATAATCATTTGACAAGTCATGCAATTTTCAATTATCATTTTTTTATGGCATACAGCGACCTGAGAGAGTTTATAAAAGTCCTTGAAGAAAAAGGACTACTCAGAAGAATAAAGGCAGAGGTTGATCCAGTTCTTGAGATAACAGAGATAACAGACAGAATAACTAAGCAAGGGGGCCCTGCCCTGCTTTTTGAAAAGGTAAAGGGCTCAAATTATCCTGTTCTCATTAATGCCTTTGGCTCATACGAAAGGATGTGTCTCGCCCTAAAAGTAAAGAGCCTTGATGACATAGGTGTCAGAATGCTTGAATTCATTGAGCCAGAGATACCAACAAACCTGATAGAGAAGCTCAAAACCCTCCCGAAGTTAAAAAGACTTGCTGATTTTCTACCCCGTTATGTCAGGGACGGTCCCTGTAAGGAAGTAATAATAAAGGATAATCTATCACTTGCTATCTTTCCTGTCATCAAATGCTGGCCTGAGGATGGGGGAAAATTTATTACCCTGCCTATGGTCTTTACCAAACATCCAGTCACAGGTGAACGCAACTGTGGCATGTATAGGATGCAGGTATATGACGAAAGGACAACAGGTATGCACTGGCACATCCACAAAGATGGTGCCAGGCATTACAGGGAGGCAGAGAGGCTCAAAAAGAGGCTTGAGGTGGCAGTAGCCATAGGTTCTGACCCAGCAGTTATATATTCAGCCACCGCACCACTTCCACAGGGTATAGATGAAATGCTCTTTGCAGGATTTTTGAGGGAAGAACCTGTCGAACTTGTGAGATGTGAGACGGTAGACCTTGAAATACCTGCTAATGCTGAGATTGTGCTTGAGGGCTACTGCGAACCATTCGAAAGA
This region of Nitrospirota bacterium genomic DNA includes:
- a CDS encoding co-chaperone GroES — encoded protein: MKFKPLKEKVFIKYSQEEEKTPGGIYVPDTAKEKPQKGIVEAVGSEVKEVKVGDKVLFDKYSGSKIKIDDVDYLILKEEEILGIIQ
- a CDS encoding menaquinone biosynthesis decarboxylase, coding for MAYSDLREFIKVLEEKGLLRRIKAEVDPVLEITEITDRITKQGGPALLFEKVKGSNYPVLINAFGSYERMCLALKVKSLDDIGVRMLEFIEPEIPTNLIEKLKTLPKLKRLADFLPRYVRDGPCKEVIIKDNLSLAIFPVIKCWPEDGGKFITLPMVFTKHPVTGERNCGMYRMQVYDERTTGMHWHIHKDGARHYREAERLKKRLEVAVAIGSDPAVIYSATAPLPQGIDEMLFAGFLREEPVELVRCETVDLEIPANAEIVLEGYCEPFERRIEGPFGDHTGYYSLQDEYPVFHITCITHRKDLIYPTTIVGKPPMEDCFIGKATERIFLPLIKKQLPEIVDINLPIEGIFHNLAFISIDKRYPGHAKKVIHAIWGMGQMMFTKIIVVVDSHVDVQNLSEVIWRVGNNVDPRRDVVIAEGPLDVLDHSSPLPNYGGKMGIDATKKWKSEGFTREWPDDITMSDEIKRLVDERWKEYGI